ATACGTCCTCTCTATCCATCCTCATACACACAGGGTAATGGAATGATGACCAAGAAACTTAAACACTGAATCCACCAACTATGAAATGCCTAACGGCCATGCACACCAAGGCCTAAATTTCATATGAAgcttaatttcaaattttcagatTTCAATGTGAAAATAAGTTAGAAGTTCACTACCAGTGAGATAATATGTGGCATGTGTATGTgaggtggggtggggtgggtgGGGGTGGGGTTGGGGGTGTGGGGGAGAAGTACTAGTTGAATAAACTAGTCAAAGGTAACACCCAACATTCGGTTTCTTATTCATTTAGGCTGGACTAGGTATCAATTGGAAAAACTTGTGCTCTACAATTCCCATTCGGCATATTCATTTCATAACtttgctaaaatatttcatgttctAATTCCATTCAATTGTAAAAGTCATCATTTCTGCTAAACATCATGAAGTACcagaaatgaataaaatgtaGATTCAGAAtcctaattaaaaatataacaaatagcCACATCTTCTGAATCTATTACCAATTTTGAATGCCAAATCTCATCTTTATGCATGAAAATATGgacagaaaattaaaaaaataattataataatgtgATAAAACTTTGGTCTCAGATTTTTTCACACTTTGGACCAAAGGAAACAAGAATCTCCACTCAGCTAAGAATAATGCAATGGTTTTTGGCTTGGTTTAGTTGATTCTTTAATTTCCCGATGTCCAAACCAATACAAACAACCCCATTCCAAATTTACATCTTTTTTGCTTACCCTCAGTTTTGGTGAAATATTCTTCCAACAAAATTTCACAAGTATAATCTATTTTTCTAAGCTGAATTCCCCCAAATCATAATACAATCTTGCTACAAGAAAACCCGTTGAATTATCAAAATGCAACACAAAGCATCGATCAAACAAATCCAGCAACCTATTAAACACAAATTACAACATGGGTTTTCATCAACGCAACATAATAAGCAACAGGTTAAAAAATTACGACACGACAAATTCAACAAATTGCAATAGTTGGAAACCCTAAAAACCAACCCATTCAAACCCCAATCTGCCGTCAGACCACAAAATTACGATATGGATTTTCTCAAGCAcatctaattaaaaaaagagtGGGCAAAATAATCGAAGAAACCCAATTGAACACTCCAGAACAAACACCAAAATCGGCAAAAGACAATAACTCGAAACCCACAAAACCCACCAGCACAAACCCTAATCCACCCCCAAACAACTAAATTACGTATTGGTTTTCCTCAAACACATCaattttaaccaaaaatcatcaaataacCGAAACCCACTTGAAAActcaacaaaaaaacaaaaaaaaaaaaacccaaaatctgagagaaatcaaaagaaaaacaacatacCAAAAAGTGGAAGAGATTGACGACTGTCCACGCCATGCCAGGAGAGCAGCCGAAGATGGAGAGAACAAGGAGCCATGCGAAGAAGAGAATGAGGATGTAGGTGGTCCACACACCCGGGTACGTGAACCACTCCGTGTTCCGGTTCAGATCCGCCGGCGGCTCCGCTTTCACGTACAGATTTGCCATCCAGATTCCGATCTCCGTCACACAATTTTCCGATTCGTTGATCTTCCGCCCTTCGCTTTTGATTTTGGATTTATTGTTATTTCGGAAGCTGAAAATCGATCGactttgcctttttctttttacttaaaaattttgttttttttcaaatgtaaaTCCAAACCCCAAAACACAGCGCTcgttgtttcttggaggatggTCTGAcgatagatatttttttaatcaattcatTTTTCAGAATCTCAGTacaacgacgtcgttttgatcCTATTTATTTTACTTGTAGACTATTAattgaaactttattaattaCGGTTCATAAAATATCTTActagatttaaataaaatctaaaatgaaaaatgaaattgaaatagggcttgaattttatttagaggggtgaaatttgaaatcaaatatatccgaggtgatgtttgttttttttactaaatataaacaatcaaaatatttaattttttttatttgattaaaggtaatttaaaatcaatcaatataattaaattaaactttaaaaaaatcatttatttttatttgatgtttttattaattaaatctatttattaaaaaaatgtagagaagaaaatgggaagATCAAATGGTCATTGAAAATGGTCCaaaattaatgatattataaatttttggtgtaaaaatgtttgtttcatTGACTAACATCTacaaaatagagaataattttctaagaatattatGAAATGGGTCATGCAGGGTTGTAATAATCAAGTCAAAAGATTAATGCGTGAAGTCCAAATCAAAATGGGCCTTCACAATCTGGCCCAATTTAGCTCCTAGCCCAACCTATCATTGAAGTGGGTAAGCATTAGTTCATTTTTCAGTCCATGGgccaaccaaaaataaaatcttaactgatattttattgataggaaaataaagtaattagACCAGCATATCTCCCTAATTAAGggtgtgtttgacaatgattttaaaaagttttttttatgtttttaatacataaaagataattttttttttaaagtgttagaaaaactaaaaacacttattgtaatcactatcaaacgcactttaaattactttcaaattcgatcaaattaatttttaatataattgaatcaATAGTACATTGGGGTTAACTTTGAAGTTTACTTTCAAtaattgaaaaagtaaaattagaatcactctttttaaaattcattcaaaagtgtttttaaaaaacacttttaatattaaaaaaaagataaatgattttttcaaaaacacttatAGAAAAAACACTTTCACGAAAAAAGATTTATAATAGAAACACCATTAAACACGcttttaagtttaatattacttttcatacttatttgtttaatttaattaaaaatatttataaaatagtttaataCGAAAGTTATGAAAATGTGGTTCTttatagttcttaaaaaaaatttataataccaATTTATTATGACTTTGATTTCGAAAGCTATCTTGGATGGGTCCCGCCtccaaaaaaaaagagaaaaaaaaaaaaaaggtccaaATCAAAATGGGTCATAATAGTGTGGCCCATCTCACTTTTCCCTAGACCTTAATTTCACCTTTCTCTCAGATCTATTTGAACATTTGAAACCAAAAGTGGCCCATTTGGCCCAATCATGTAAGGCCAAAATAGCCCAAGCCCAAAAACGTTGGAGCGAGACAATTGTATCATCTCCCATGGCCCATGTCAAGATCAAATCCATGAAAAAGTAGCATAGAAGAATCTAGAAAATGCTAGGGTTACACGTCAGGTTACACAATGCCCATGCCACGTCAAAAGTTGTACGACCCATTATTTTTGGTGTGCACTGAGAAAATATTATACAACATCTGCCATATTTAAAAGGACAAACACGTTGCATTCCCTTCTACCCTTCAAATTCTAAACCACGACAACAAATTTCCTAATTTAGACCCCAAAATAATTTACAACTTAGGGTTGAAAATTTATGTTGGATTGATTTTGAGATGCCAAAAACTTCTTTTtaagcacaattttttttatttttatttttattttttatttttattttttttatgtttgtttgtttgagtaattttgttcaaagagattatatataaaaaaaaataaaaaattgttgttattggtagaaaagtataaataattctttaaaaaatagaattaaaacaatttttaaaaataaaattttattaaaaaattaaatatgaaaaatattttatcaacttTAGTATATTGTTCACAAAGTATTTGAAGGAAGAACAAATTGAATTTGcttaggaaataaataaataagtaaaaagagAGGGGGATTTTAGTATACAAAACCTTATCAAGACAATAAAGATTTCATTTTGTTGGTTGGTTGGCTGGCTAAGACGAACTTTATTGATAGTTGAGGTTGCTTTTCAAATTATGGGCTGCTTTCATTGAGACTGACATCAACACATACCAATCAAAATTAGTAGAAGAAAACCTAACAAGGGCACCCCATGCCATGATGGAGACTTTGTCTCCATCTGATAAGCTGAAAATGGTTAAAAGTTAAAAGCCCTTTTTGAGTGGGTATTTTATGAAGCAGTCAGTGAAGTTAGTTGCTGTCATGCTGATCGAATGAGGACCTTTCCCCCTTTAAGCTAGTGGACTATGGACAATGAACCATTAGGTTATCTTTCTGAGACCTGAAATTAGGTCTCTTTTCTGGGCATGGCTCTTCACTTGTCTTCCACCCACTTGTTGGAGAGCTATTGGGTTTTGCATCTttcttatcattcttttttcaGAGTCATCTCACTAGATCACTAGTCACAATCCATTTTGtcccaaagaaagaaagataacTTTTTAGACACTTAAAAGAGATGATGagcatgtttgtttttttaactttttattaaaaaataatttgtttttagattttaggtcatttgtttttttattttttcactatttattataaattttttactaaaaagaaaaaatcaaaatatttaatttttttaaaataaaaaaataacatgttaatttttctttatcttttaatgcttaatagaaataaaatattataaaaacaaacaatttaatgcTTAATACTTTAACagtattaagcattaaagttttatttagaattaagtaaaaaaacaaacaccatctaaatTAACATTTAATAGCGATTTGACTAAAGATTTACATTGAATAGAGGAGGAAAAATGTGACAATATCTATATCAAACAATGTGTAATAGTATTCTAATTATTtgagatatgaaaaaaaaaaattaattaaaaattaccTTATCATGCAAATCTTCTTTTGGTAAAGATTTTTAGTTTTGAACCCCTTTGGTGGAAACATGCAAAGTTCTTAACAGGTGCACCTCACACCCAACTTTGTTTAGAAGATTTTTAAGCCCTTTGAAATGAGGCTTTAGACTATTGGAGAGTCGTATCAaatgaaacttaaaaaattaatgtggcatttattaaatcaaattaataaacttaaagttaaaccAACAAAATacccattaagttattttaagttattaaatattaaatttacaaattatcacttgaatattaaaaaaaaatctttaagagAGTGGAAATTGTAAAATCCAACTATAATCAAGACATGGGATATATAAGTTTGAAAGACATTGCATGAATATATCGTTAGCCCGGACAACTTAAGTTCTTAAGAAAGTTGATAACTTAACATGGTATTAGAACTATGATTAATTAGAGGCCTCGAGTTTCTGTAATCCTCTAACTGATGACTATTACTAATTTGTCTCTTCTCATGAGGGTAATCAAGATTCGAAAAAAGAAAGCATTCCATTCTGCAGGTGTCATATACCATCAAGCCCATCACTTTCAGTAAACCTCAAATTTTCCGTAGTGCATTCTCCTTAGTGTGCTCTCGTGTAAATTAAATACCCACTTGGCTGAAAGGCAGATCTATTGCACGAACACAAACTTTTGTATAATCAACCCAAAAAACTTAATGGGGGTGACGTTGAGCCAAAgaagatgatatttttttaggtCATGTTATCTCTTCAACGCATTAGAGGAGAACGATGTGGTCCCAATGTGTCAATGACCTCAAAGTGACCTACCAggagattttaaaatgtttcttATACGTAACTCAGAAGAACTGGCAtgcatatatatacacacacgcAACCAGTGACCACCACAACCTCAAACAGCAAAGCCCAGAAAGAACCATCAAAACCACACACATCCCATTCAAATTTTTACAAACCGTATAAGAAGTGGTTGATATGGTGACAGGAAGGGGAGATTCGGGTAAGTTGGAATGGAAGGTGGATATTCCAGGTGGGAAATCAGAGACATTAGTGCCAGAATCTGGGTTTGTCTGCAGAATTTGGAGAGGATTAAGGGGTTTGGTTGAAGGGTTTTTGTTGAAAATCTGGAGGTTTTTGGAAAAGGCATGGGGTATAGGAGTTGATGAGCCTAGAAAACTAGTTCATTGTCTTAAAGTAGGGTTGGCGCTTTCTGCTGTCTCACTCTTCTACTATATGAGGCCTTTGTATGATGGTGTTGGAGGGAATGCTATGTGGGCAGTGATGACTGTTGTGGTAGTTTTTGAGTACACTGTTGGTTAGTACCCAAAAACCCCATCAAGATCTGCGGTTTTTCTCTAAAACTTTTTTCTACACGTATCAATCCATCATCACATCATGATAATATGATGTCTGACTGAGATAGCTGAACTTTTCTACTGCAGGTGCTACACTCTCAAAGAGCATTAACAGAATAGCGGCAACTTTTCTTGCTGGGTCGCTTGGTATTGGTATTCACTGGGTTGCAAGTCAGTCAGGAGAAAGATTTGAGCCTATAATTCTTGGGTTCTCAGTTTTCATTCTGGGTGTGTGATCTTTCTCcaggaaaattttcttctatcTACTTGGCTTACCAACACTAATCAGGTTGCTTCTCTCTTTTTTGCAGCTGCAGTAGCAACCTTTTCTCGGTTTGTTCCATCAGTGAAAGCCAGATTCGACTATGGTGCTAGCATCTTCATTCTCACCTTCAGTCTAGTTTCAGTTTCAGGCTATCGCGTGGAAAAATTAGTTGGGTTGGCACACAACAGACTGTCCACAATTGCCATTGGGACCTCCCTGTGCATTATCATCAGCATGCTCTTCTGTCCCATTTGGGCGGGCGACGAGCTTCACTCTCTGATCACACGTAACCTGGAAAAGCTTTCCGATTCCTTGAATGGTAGGCACAGTCCCAGTAACCCACAAACAAGTGCAAATGCTTATACACTAACAAGTACACAAATCCAGGATGTGTAGCTGAGTACTTCCATCAAAATGGAACTGTGGATTCTGGTGGGGAAGATTGTAGCAAAAAGCTTCGAGGATATAAGTGTGTCCTTAATTCAAAGGCAACAGAGGATTCCATGGTAGGTAGTTGATTAGGGTTGTTTAGaagtaaaatttgaaattcaatttcttgGAAACTCACTAATTCTGTAAATTCTCCAGGCCAATTTTGCCATATGGGAACCTGCACATGGCAACTTCAACTTCCGACATCCATGGAAACAGTACCTCAAGCTTGGAGCATCCATGCGTTACTGTGCTTGTTGCATTGAAGCTCTCAATGGTTGCCTAGATACAGAGGTTGAGGTAAACTGCTTGAAACAGAAAGGAAATAGCCTAAACGGTCCTTTGGATTGTTTCACagttatttctatatattttcctaTGCTTCAACTCTAATATATTTGCACCATGCAGGCACCTGAGTTTCTTAAGGAGCACCTGCAAGATGTTTGCATGATTCTAAGCTCCTGTTCTTCTAACGTCTTGAAAGAATTAATGATTACCATGAAAACAATGAGAAGATCATCCAAGATTCATTTCTTTGTTGGAGAGATGAACTCTGCAGTAAAAGACCTTCAAAATGGCATGAAATCTCTTCCTACCATGCTCTCAGTGCCACCACCCGACACTGTAAAAGGAAAGCCAGGCACAAAAACCACCATACCACCTCTCATGGAGGTCCTTCCACTGGCTACATTAGTATCCTTGTTGATTGAGATTGCTGCAAGGATTGAAGCCATCGTTAACAACATTGATGAACTCGCTTGCTTGGCAGAATTCAAACCCGCCAAAGATGACAAGCCGAAACAAAACCAGTCCACCATCACACCCATATCAGATGACCAAGATCATGAAACCATGACGGCCATTCAAAAAGTCTGAGTTCATCATGATCAACCAGACAACGGCTTATTCTATCCAAAAATCTAAGAAGTCTGTCCTGTATATCGTACACTCTGTGATATACAAAAGCTTTCTGAGCTTTTTTTCAGACAGCTTTTCCATTCTATCAGCATATCCtgtataaagtatttttttaatgtttactCTGGCGATTGCATGACACTGTGCAATGCACAAACttatttttgtaagaatatgCTCTCCACATCACACCATCTTTGTTGTGTATGTGTTACATCATAGGATCCCCCATGGCTCCAATAAATGCACTATTGTTCTACATGGGTTGTTGTAGCCACACATGGAATGCATCCCTCAGTGGACAGATCCCATCAAATTGCATTAAAGTAAGATGATAAGGAACCTGATTCAACTAACTTTTATGATAGGCAAATAGCAATGTATTGATAAGCACCTAACAAATGCAGGGGCACAACTACACAGATTGCAGCAGTTCTAGAAGGCACGTAGTCCAAATCAAACTTATGTGTTTCACTCATGGTTCAACTGAAAATTACGAGTAACAAACTGAATTTCAGAAGTTATAATATCCTATAACAAGTCAACCAATGCCACAAATTTCATTTAATCCATAATTGAATAGCATAGTAGAATAAGTAACAACTAGAAAGCAGTTTTAGGATATCTCACAAACTTGTACAGAAAACAACCCACAACTTAAAGTTCATTAATAGCTACTGAATTATTGTTGGTATTTGACTAACAATAGCATATATATGGGCTTCATGAGCGCAAGGATAAGATTCACATCACCTGGCAACTTGTTTGTTCGAAGCCTCATTGTTCCCAGCTACTTCCTCATGATCTAACAATCTGTCTATTATTAGAAGCATCATTTTCCTCAGCTACTTCCTCTGTGACATCACCCCAGCCAAGGTTCACAGCCAACTCCTCCACTGCCACCTTGATCACATCAGTTCGAACACCAATATCAGTAGCATACCTGCTCATACAGTACATTCCAGCTGTTACTGTTGCTACACCCACAGGACTTGGCATTAGCAACTTCAAAGGAGAGGAAAGAATTGCAGCCAGTGGAGCACCAATGACAGACGACGCTTGACCACTTCTTCCTACACCTGACTTGTCAACTATCAGAAGACCTGTTTTGCAGTACAGTGCAAAGTCCTCACAGTTATTCTGGAACACATCATAATTGCCAAATCCATTTTGAAGCAGATACATAGCCCGGTGGATGACTGCGTCTGGTGGGTCAGATGTTGCTGTAGTACATGTACCACCTCGTACTTTGGCCAGGAAAACAGATGGTGTAACCCCATATTCAAAAGAGTAAAGTGATCCTTTTCCAAGGAAGCAGTCAAGGCAGGAGAGGACAACCCCACTGTTTGGTTGCCTGAATCCACAATCAGGAAAGGTTGAACAGGTTGATGGGATGCTAGACACTAGATCATATGAGTCTGAAGGGGTCCCATTGTTTGAGTCCCTGTTTCGCTCAGGTGTAAAATGAACCACCTTGCTCCCCCCAACAAAGATGCCTGTACATTTTGATATTCAATGCAGTCCATGATTAAGCATAGCTTGGTCAAAGGTGATGTAGCATAAAAAGGCCAATAAGATTCTTCAGCAGCAGTTCTGCTGCTTTActcaattatgttttttttttttctttttttgtgggtAAGCGAAAATATTAACAACAGCACCTAGCAACAAAGCACACCAAGGTATATAGGACATATACAAATGACACCAATACacaaaaggaagaagagagcAAAAAAACAACACCCTGCTCCTAATGAGATCCCAGCTGACCGACAAAATTAACCATAGATATTGACATCCAAATAGTCCAAAAACACACAAAGAGAAGGCTTCCAAGCCTTCTCACTATTGAAAAGAAATACCACAGTTTTTTTCTTGTGGGGTGGTTACAAAAGGCACACAAAGAACAACACAATAAAAAAGTAGAAGACTGACTGGAGAGTAATATGCAACAGGGCATTTGAATGTAATGGATTATCAATTATGTAAGTTTATACAACATATTTTACACTTTATGTGCTGGAAAGAGCTGTTGATACATCACcagttttaaacaaaaatatacaagCTCTTTTATTTGCCTTCGCAATTCCATTTAGCGTTAATCCTTCAGAGGGATAATGAATCTCATCATATAACACAAATTTCAATGCAGTGCTCTTTAAAAGACCAAAACATTGGAGTCCAGCCACTAATTTTGTCACAGAGTTGAACCAGGAACGGTGGTGTTTTAGGCTTTTTAGCCTTCCACACTACACTGCTCCAGTTTATGGTTTAGAACCAtgaaacaaacacaaaatccTGGTGTGGGTCAGTAGACTCAGTACAACCATGAAGACAAACACTGCCTTGGTTTTACACACTACAGAGAAGTTGAGAAGCATGTATTTTGCACTCTTTATGAATCTGGTTTAACAAGGTATTGGTTTAGGAATCCAGATTGCTCCAGCTCCATTGCAGCTATTAAAATCATTCCATGGCCACTTTGGAGGGTTTAGCCTGCAAACTTTCATCAATAAATCCACTTATTCATCACTTTATAAATTTAGCCTGCAACCAACAATTAGCAGGATTTATCATAAATACACCCACTTGTTCACCATTGTCggtgaaacatttttttttaacaactgGACAGAAGCTTCAACAGTTTGTCCAACACTGAATAAACAGATCAACAATCGTGATCGTTTCTATATGTAAATGGCACTAAAAGAAGGCAAAGTCAAATATGTGAGAAACACACTGGAATGGAGATATGACTCTAGATACAGCTGATGGAGGAAAAATGCAACGCAACCATTGCGAGGTAGTTGGAAAATAAGACTTCATTAAATTGAAGGTCAAGCTTCTTTGTCAATtgcattctttttcctttcctttctttgatagataaaatttattaatattactaaggatcaaaatataaaaaaaaaatgcaagaataTTGATAgttggattttatagaaataacgGAAAATATCATATggaaatctaaaaataaaaaataaaaattgatgggacaaaaattgattaaaactcatagaaatgttgggaaaaactctaagaaatgataaaataagcaacaatacacatattaaagttg
The sequence above is drawn from the Vitis riparia cultivar Riparia Gloire de Montpellier isolate 1030 chromosome 15, EGFV_Vit.rip_1.0, whole genome shotgun sequence genome and encodes:
- the LOC117932431 gene encoding aluminum-activated malate transporter 10, with translation MVTGRGDSGKLEWKVDIPGGKSETLVPESGFVCRIWRGLRGLVEGFLLKIWRFLEKAWGIGVDEPRKLVHCLKVGLALSAVSLFYYMRPLYDGVGGNAMWAVMTVVVVFEYTVGATLSKSINRIAATFLAGSLGIGIHWVASQSGERFEPIILGFSVFILAAVATFSRFVPSVKARFDYGASIFILTFSLVSVSGYRVEKLVGLAHNRLSTIAIGTSLCIIISMLFCPIWAGDELHSLITRNLEKLSDSLNGCVAEYFHQNGTVDSGGEDCSKKLRGYKCVLNSKATEDSMANFAIWEPAHGNFNFRHPWKQYLKLGASMRYCACCIEALNGCLDTEVEAPEFLKEHLQDVCMILSSCSSNVLKELMITMKTMRRSSKIHFFVGEMNSAVKDLQNGMKSLPTMLSVPPPDTVKGKPGTKTTIPPLMEVLPLATLVSLLIEIAARIEAIVNNIDELACLAEFKPAKDDKPKQNQSTITPISDDQDHETMTAIQKV
- the LOC117932432 gene encoding uncharacterized protein LOC117932432, with translation MGLLTNRVERSEIRPGDHIYTWRAVFTYSHHGIFVGGSKVVHFTPERNRDSNNGTPSDSYDLVSSIPSTCSTFPDCGFRQPNSGVVLSCLDCFLGKGSLYSFEYGVTPSVFLAKVRGGTCTTATSDPPDAVIHRAMYLLQNGFGNYDVFQNNCEDFALYCKTGLLIVDKSGVGRSGQASSVIGAPLAAILSSPLKLLMPSPVGVATVTAGMYCMSRYATDIGVRTDVIKVAVEELAVNLGWGDVTEEVAEENDASNNRQIVRS